One region of Ahniella affigens genomic DNA includes:
- a CDS encoding sigma-54-dependent transcriptional regulator: MARQNALVIDDEPDIRELLVLTLTRMGLAVDTAGTVKEALERLAQHRYDLCFTDMRLPDGSGQEIIEFVAKHQPSMPIAMITAHGNMDAAVTALKAGAFDFVTKPVDLSVLRRMVNSALKLGEPKKPDAGRSPAATGVAQGPVASRLIGQSAAMQQLKATVAKVARSQAPVHIFGESGTGKELVARLIHEQGPRAGGPFLAVNCGAIPTELMESEFFGHKKGSFTGAVSDKDGMFVAANGGTLFLDEVADLPIHMQVKLLRVIQEKAVRPVGSTAEATIDVRILSATHKHLEHLVAEGRFRQDLYYRINVIELRVPALRERGEDIPILANAYLARMAADWHLDRIDLDSSALDELSRYDFPGNVRELENILERAVALCDEHTIRAADLGIGANRSDVAPPRLLEPVEDEGDPDGDPADLEGYVASIERKAIIEALAATQNNKTKAAERLGISFRALRYKLKKLGV, translated from the coding sequence ATGGCACGACAAAACGCACTGGTGATCGACGACGAGCCAGACATTCGCGAACTTCTGGTCCTGACCCTGACCCGGATGGGCTTGGCGGTCGACACGGCGGGCACCGTCAAAGAGGCCCTGGAACGCCTGGCCCAGCATCGCTACGACCTGTGTTTTACCGACATGCGCCTCCCCGATGGCAGCGGTCAGGAAATCATTGAATTCGTTGCGAAACATCAGCCCAGCATGCCGATCGCCATGATCACCGCGCACGGCAACATGGATGCCGCCGTCACGGCGCTGAAGGCCGGCGCATTCGATTTTGTAACAAAACCTGTCGACTTGAGTGTCTTGCGGCGCATGGTCAACAGCGCGCTCAAGCTTGGCGAGCCGAAAAAACCGGACGCCGGTCGCAGTCCTGCGGCGACAGGCGTTGCGCAAGGTCCGGTGGCAAGTCGACTCATTGGCCAGTCTGCAGCGATGCAACAACTCAAGGCCACCGTGGCCAAGGTGGCGCGGAGCCAAGCGCCCGTCCATATTTTTGGCGAGTCGGGGACAGGCAAGGAATTGGTGGCCCGGCTGATTCATGAACAAGGCCCGCGTGCCGGCGGCCCCTTTCTGGCCGTCAACTGCGGCGCCATCCCAACCGAACTGATGGAAAGTGAGTTCTTCGGCCACAAGAAAGGCAGCTTCACCGGCGCCGTCAGCGACAAGGACGGTATGTTCGTCGCGGCGAACGGCGGTACCCTGTTCCTGGACGAGGTTGCCGATTTGCCTATTCATATGCAGGTCAAACTGCTGCGCGTGATCCAGGAAAAGGCGGTGCGGCCGGTTGGATCGACGGCCGAGGCGACGATTGATGTGCGCATTCTGAGTGCCACGCATAAACATCTGGAACATCTGGTTGCCGAGGGCCGATTTCGCCAAGACCTTTATTACCGCATCAACGTGATCGAGCTCCGGGTGCCTGCACTCCGCGAACGCGGCGAAGATATCCCGATCCTGGCCAACGCCTACCTGGCGCGGATGGCTGCAGACTGGCACCTCGATCGGATCGATCTCGACAGCAGCGCGCTGGACGAACTCAGCCGCTACGACTTCCCTGGCAATGTTCGCGAGCTCGAGAACATTCTGGAACGGGCCGTGGCGCTGTGCGACGAACATACGATTCGCGCCGCCGATTTGGGAATCGGGGCGAACCGCTCCGATGTCGCCCCGCCGCGGCTTCTGGAACCGGTCGAGGACGAAGGTGACCCGGACGGCGACCCGGCTGATCTGGAAGGCTACGTTGCCAGCATCGAGCGTAAGGCCATAATTGAGGCCTTGGCAGCAACCCAGAACAACAAAACGAAAGCGGCTGAGCGGCTGGGAATCTCGTTCCGAGCGCTGCGCTACAAGCTCAAGAAACTTGGAGTCTGA